A single genomic interval of Aedes aegypti strain LVP_AGWG chromosome 1, AaegL5.0 Primary Assembly, whole genome shotgun sequence harbors:
- the LOC5565255 gene encoding uncharacterized protein LOC5565255, producing the protein MSAIVIALSRASRLQRSVCSNVNLLQRCMHSLRQDKAFVNGQWVGARQGATFEVTNPVNEKVIGTVPDMDVNDANEAIDAAYNAFYDKKWHNSTAKERAALLKKWFHLMEENRQEIANIMTAESGKAIPESLGEITYGNSFVEWFAEEARRIYGEIVPAPMANRQIMLTKQPIGVAGLITPWNFPHAMITRKAAAAIAAGCTVVIKPAEDTPLTALALTKLAEEAGFPKGVINIVTSSRKNAASIGELLCKSEKVAAISFTGSTEVGRLLYKQCAHGIKRIGLELGGNAPFIVFDSADLDKAVAGAMNSKFRNCGQTCISANRFLVQEGIHDKFIAQLMERVKALKIGDGSQEGIQIGPLINHAQVDKVSNFVDDAKQKGAQVICGGRKLSDKGALFYEPTIVTHLRDDMNLYNEEVFGPVISVIKFKTEEEALKIANGTQRGLAGYFYSTDLNQVFRVSRLLETGMIGVNEGLISCTEAAFGGIKESGIGREGSKHGIDEYVYIKYLCYGNLE; encoded by the exons ATGTCTGCGATAGTGATAGCGTTGAGTCGCGCTTCGAGGCTGCAGCGTTCGGTTTGCAGTAACGTGAATCTGTTGCAGCGCTGTATGCATAGCCTTCGTCAGGATAAGGCCTTCGTCAATGGCCAATGGGTTGGAGCTCGGCAGGGTGCTACATTCGAAGTGACCAATCCGGTCAACGAGAAAGTTATCGGAACCGTTCCGGACATGGACGTTAACGATGCTAACGAAGCAATTGATGCCGCGTACAATGCATTCTACGACAAAAAGTGGCACAACAGCACGGCCAAGGAACGGGCCGCCCTGCTGAAA AAATGGTTCCACCTGATGGAGGAAAACCGACAGGAGATCGCGAACATTATGACGGCCGAGTCGGGCAAGGCCATTCCGGAGTCGCTCGGGGAGATCACCTACGGTAACTCGTTCGTCGAGTGGTTCGCCGAGGAAGCCCGTCGGATTTACGGTGAAATTGTTCCGGCGCCGATGGCGAATCGTCAGATCATGCTGACCAAGCAACCGATCGGTGTGGCTGGATTGATCACCCCGTGGAACTTCCCGCATGCAATGATTACGCGGAAGGCGGCTGCTGCCATTGCCGCTGGCTGTACGGTGGTCATCAAGCCAGCTGAGGACACTCCTCTGACAGCACTTGCTCTCACCAAGCTTGCGGAAGAAGCTGGCTTTCCAAAGGGAGTCATCAATATCGTGACTAGTAGTCGGAAGAATGCGGCTAGCATTGGTGAGCTGCTGTGCAAGAGCGAAAAGGTTGCTGCAATCTCGTTTACCGGTTCCACAGAAGTGGGCAGGCTCCTGTACAAACAATGCGCCCATGGAATCAAGCGTATTGGTCTGGAGTTGGGAGGCAATGCACCATTCATCGTCTTCGACTCGGCTGACTTGGACAAGGCTGTAGCAGGCGCAATGAACTCCAAGTTCAGGAATTGCGGTCAGACTTGTATTTCCGCCAATCGGTTCTTGGTTCAGGAGGGAATCCACGACAAGTTCATTGCACAGCTGATGGAAAGAGTAAAGGCCCTTAAAATTGGTGACGGTTCTCAGGAAGGGATCCAAATTGGCCCACTGATCAACCACGCGCAAGTAGATAAAGTTTCAAACTTTGTCGATGATGCCAAACAAAAGGGTGCACAAGTAATTTGCGGTGGTCGTAAATTATCCGACAAAGGAGCACTATTCTATGAACCAACAATTGTAACGCATTTACGTGACGATATGAATTTGTATAACGAGGAGGTGTTTGGGCCAGTTATATCagttataaaattcaaaacggaAGAAGAAGCATTGAAGATTGCAAACGGTACTCAACGAGGCCTGGCCGGGTATTTCTACAGTACAGATTTGAACCAGGTGTTCCGAGTGTCCAGATTGCTTGAAACGGGTATGATTGGCGTGAACGAAGGACTTATATCTTGCACTGAGGCTGCGTTCGGAGGAATCAAAGAATCTGGCATCGGAAGAGAGGGATCCAAGCACGGCATCGATGAATATGTTTACATTAAATATCTGTGCTATGGAAATCTTGAATAA